A window from Manis javanica isolate MJ-LG chromosome 10, MJ_LKY, whole genome shotgun sequence encodes these proteins:
- the ATP5MC2 gene encoding ATP synthase F(0) complex subunit C2, mitochondrial isoform X1, whose amino-acid sequence MVRKIPKAELTVPQGHVTDQFTLLNCPHFCTRSATSAVSPLEHKVERWIGFLDRAGRRRCGAWADPQHCNHSIFGRATRWSCPRVRRAFFSLFPPPPSPFLCLLCTGRSSPATAPHPLKMYACTKFVSTPFLVRSTSQLLSRSLSAGVLKRPETLTDESLNNLAAPLPLTSFIPSHSFQTSAISRDIDTAAKFIGAGAATVGVAGSGAGIGTVFGSLIIGYARNPSLKQQLFSYAILGFALSEAMGLFCLMVAFLILFAM is encoded by the exons ATGGTCCGAAAGATCCCAAAGGCTGAGCTGACCGTACCGCAGGGCCACGTTACAGATCAATTTACACTGCTAAATTGTCCTCATTTCTGCACACGGTCGGCTACGTCTGCAGTTTCTCCTCTTGAACACAAGGTGGAGCGGTGGATCGGGTTCCTCGACAGAGCTGGCAGGCGGCGCTGTGGCGCCTGGGCGGACCCTCAACATTGCAATCACTCTATCTTTGGCAGAGCGACTCGTTGGTCGTGTCCGCGCGTGCGCCGCGCCTTCTTTTCGTTATTCCCGCCCCCCCCATCCCCGTTCCTCTGTCTTCTCTGCACTGGGAGAAG CTCTCCTGCCACAGCCCCTCATCCCCTGAAAATGTACGCGTGCACCAAGTTTGTCTCTACCCCTTTCTTG GTCAGGAGCACCTCTCAGCTGCTGAGCCGATCACTGTCTGCAGGGGTGTTGAAACGACCAGAGACACTGACAGATGAG AGCCTCAACAACTTGGCAGCCCCACTTCCTCTGACCTCATTTATTCCTAGCCACAGCTTCCAAACCAGTGCCATTTCAAGGGACATTGACACAGCAGCCAAGTTCATCGGGGCTGGGGCTGCTACAGTAGGGGTGGCTGGCTCTGGGGCTGGAATTGGGACTGTGTTTGGAAGCCTCATCATTGGTTATGCCAG gAACCCTTCTCTGAAGCAACAGCTCTTCTCCTACGCCATTCTGGGCTTTGCCCTCTCGGAGGCCATGGGGCTCTTTTGCCTGATGGTGGCCTTTCTCATCCTCTTCGCCATGTGA
- the ATP5MC2 gene encoding ATP synthase F(0) complex subunit C2, mitochondrial isoform X2 → MYACTKFVSTPFLVRSTSQLLSRSLSAGVLKRPETLTDESLNNLAAPLPLTSFIPSHSFQTSAISRDIDTAAKFIGAGAATVGVAGSGAGIGTVFGSLIIGYARNPSLKQQLFSYAILGFALSEAMGLFCLMVAFLILFAM, encoded by the exons ATGTACGCGTGCACCAAGTTTGTCTCTACCCCTTTCTTG GTCAGGAGCACCTCTCAGCTGCTGAGCCGATCACTGTCTGCAGGGGTGTTGAAACGACCAGAGACACTGACAGATGAG AGCCTCAACAACTTGGCAGCCCCACTTCCTCTGACCTCATTTATTCCTAGCCACAGCTTCCAAACCAGTGCCATTTCAAGGGACATTGACACAGCAGCCAAGTTCATCGGGGCTGGGGCTGCTACAGTAGGGGTGGCTGGCTCTGGGGCTGGAATTGGGACTGTGTTTGGAAGCCTCATCATTGGTTATGCCAG gAACCCTTCTCTGAAGCAACAGCTCTTCTCCTACGCCATTCTGGGCTTTGCCCTCTCGGAGGCCATGGGGCTCTTTTGCCTGATGGTGGCCTTTCTCATCCTCTTCGCCATGTGA